The sequence GAAGCGGATGATCCCCCGCATCGATTTCAACGATGTCGTGCACCAGCAGAAGTTTGACGACATGCAGGGTGTCGACCTCCTTTGCGTGCGCCGAGAGGACGAGCGCGAACATGCCGAGGTGCCAGGAATGCTCCGCCGAGTTTTCCTTGCGGCTCTGATCGATCAGGGGCGACTGCCGCATGATCGACTTCAGCTTGTCCAGCTCCACGAGAAAGGCGAGCTGTTGCGCGATCTGGTCAGTGGACGAATACGTCATGGGTTGCGTTCCTTTTCGTCTGGGAACCGACGATCAAGCGATCGTGAGCAGATGCCTAGCGCTTCACGCAGACGAACAAGGCATTCCCGGAGGCGCCGCCCCAGGGCGTGATCCGCTCGTAGTCATGCTCGAAGACCTGCACCTCGAAAAGCGGCTGCAACAGCTGCTGCAGCTCGATGAAATCCAGGGCGACCATGGCATGTTCGTCCTGCCAGGCCTGGGTCACGCCCGCCTCGGTCTTCTCGATGCGCAGGCGCAGCGCCTGTTGCTCGCCCTCGCCGCTGTAGTACCAGCTGGAGCCGAACACGAAGTGGCTGCCCTGGTGATCCAGGCTATGGCGCACGAAGGAGCGGTTGTCGATCTGCCGCTTGTCCACCGCGTTGAAGCAGAACACGCCGTTGTCCGCGAGTGCGCCGTGCACGCTGGACAGGCACGCCCGCAGCCGTTCCAGGCTGGCGTTGTAGTGGATGGAGTAAAGAAAGCAGGTGATCAGGTCCACCGACTCACCCACCTGGAAGTCCGCCATGTCCTGCCGGCTGAACTGCGCCTCGGGGCAGCGCAACTGGGCGATGTCCAGCATCGGCTGGTTGATGTCCAGGCCGGCGCTGCGGTAGCCGAAGTCGAGGAAGTGGCGGACGTGGGGCCCGGTGCCACAGGCCAGGTCCAGGTGCCTGCGCCCCTGGTTGCCAAACAGCTGCTGCAGCCGGTGCACGCTGTGGCTCTGCGCCCGGTAGTCGATGTCGGCGCACATCAGGTCGTAGTAGGAGGACAGGTCGGTGTACAGCGCGTTGGAGGACATAGCAAAGGTTCGACGGAGGCTTAGGCGCAGCATGGTAACCCAGCCCCGAACGCTCCCTGGCAAAATCGGACCTCCTGCACCTGCTGCCTTGCCAGACAGACGTTCATTCCCGTCGCTTTCGCGTGATCTAGCCTTGAATGAAGTCACGCGGGAGAAGTCGCCATGCCCCTCGCTCTCAGGCCGCCGTTCACCCTGGCCCTGGTCGTGTTCGGCTGCCTGGCGGCGAGCACTCAAGGAGCAACGGACACCAATCCGCCACCGGCCATACTTCCCCTGGCGTCCGAGGTGGCGCCGCGAATAATCGCCTATCCGCCGCTTGCGGAGCCGCTCGCCCGTGGCGTTGTCATCATCCAGTATCGGACCGAGCACGCCAGGATCATGCCGGTGTTCGGCAAAGAGGCCGGTGAGGTTTCACCCCGGCTCGGTCACCTGCATGTGACGGTGGACGACTGGAAAGGGACCTGGGCGCACACCAGTGAAGACCCGATCATCCTGGTTGGACTGGTGCCCGGGCCCCACAGGATTCTGCTCGAAGTGGCCGACCCGACCCACAAGATACTCACCAGTACGACAGTGAACTTCGTCGTTCCGGCGACCAAACCAGCGGACGCCCCTCACATGGACGAGGGTCATGCAGTAAAACCATGACCCTTGCGTGTTCATGCCAGGCGCCTGGGTCACTCGGTGTCGACCTGGAGCTCACGCAGCAGGAACTCCAGTGAATCCGGCGCTGCGCGATGGCTTCTTTCCGAGCTTAGCTCTCCCAGGGCAACGAAGTCGCTCAGTTCGCGACGCCCGTCCGGCTTGGCCTGGCCACCGACGTGCCGGTTTCCCGCCCCACTCCGATCAGCAGAGTCAGCAGTACCGTCACAGCGATACTGAACAGGTAAAGCGCCTGCGGCCCCGTGTACGCCATCAGCGCACCCGCGAGCAGCGGTCCTATGGTCGCGCCAATGCCGAAGGCCATCAGCAGCACACCAGCCACCGACACCCGCAGTTCAGCTTCCAGGTTGTCGTTTGCATGGGCGACACCCAGTGGATACAGGCAGAACTGCAGGAAGCCGATGGCCGCACCGGCCAACATCACCCAGCCCGCGCCTGGGGCATCGAAAACCGCCAAGGGCAGGTAGGCGACGCATAGCAGGATCGCGATCACCCGAATCAGCGCGACACGGGAATAGCGGTCCGAGAGCATCCCGAGCGGAAGCTGGGCGACGAGCCCGGCGGCGATGCCAAGCGCCATGAACTGGCCGACTTCCGACGGCGTGAAACCCAACTGCGCAGCGAAGATCGGCGTCAACCCATAGAAACAGCCGTTCAACAGTCCCGAGACGAGGACGGTGCCCAGCGCCTGCGGCAATCTGCGGATATAGAGCATCGGCCGAATACGCACCTGGCTGATGGCGCTCGGCTGAGCCCCCGTGTGCAGGGCCATGGGCACCATGCCGATGGCAAAGGCGATGGCCACACCGGACAACACCAACGCGCCCAACCCATGGTCGAGACCCAACAACAGCTGCCCCAGCATCATGCCGACGTAGCTCGCCACCATGTACAACGACAGTGCACCCCCTCGGCGATCCGGCGGCGCGCAGCCGTTGAGCCAGCTTTCGATGACCATCATCTGGCACATCATTGCCGTGCCGACGATGAACCTCAGTGCAAGCCAGAGTGGCAGCCAATCGCTGAGCTGATGGCTGAGCACCGCCGACACGATCACCCCTGCGCCGACAACGAAGGCACGGACGTGGGAGACACGGGCGATCAGCCAGTAACCGACCCGCCCTCCCACCACCATCCCCAGTGCGTTGGCGGCCATGAGGGCACCCCCCCAGACCTCCGCGACGCCAGCGGTATCCAGACGCAGTGCCAGGTACGTCATCAGCAGGCTCGAGCCCAGCTGCATCAGCAGGGTCGCGGCATAGATCGGCCCGAATGCCTTGGTGAGTGCGAACAATTGGGTTCCCCAGGTCAGTGGTCAGGCGAGGCCATGGCGCTGCTTCCAGTCGCCGGGATGAACGACGTAGCCGAATAGCGCGTGCCCTCCGTAGACGAGTTCGGTCCCTTCGGGAATCCACAACAACTGCCCCGGTTCCACCCGGTACAGCTCGCCGTTCGCCCTCAGCTCGAAGCAGCCTTCGATGACGAAGATCACTTCGTCGTACAACAGGGTCCAGGCGACCTCGGCGCCCTCCCATCGCGCAAAGCCGATGCCCATCGCGGGCGACACTTCATTGCTGACGGCACGGGCCACGCTGGCACCACCCGATGGCCCTCCGCGCTGGGTGAATTCCAGGTTCCGGTGATCCACCAGCAGCACCGGCCCTCTTCCGCTCGGCGCCATGGTCATAGCTCGCTCCTGCTGTTCCAGGCCGCCCAGCGGATACGCGTACGCACCCCCATACCGAGAAAAGGCTCCGGCGGATTGAGCGAAGGCATACCGGTCACGGTCTGGATGTCGCTCAGCAACGCGGACTGCGCACCCACCACCCGGTCGGCCAGCAGCGTTCCGGAAATGGTGCCCCAGGCGGCGCCGACGCCGTTGTCGCACGCCGTGGCGACTATCCCATCGTCCAGCTGGCCGAAGAAGTTGGTGAAGTTCCGCGAGATGGCGTAGGCCCCGCCCCAGGTGTGGGTGAAGGGCACACCGGCGAGCTGGGGATAGCGTGCGAGGAAGGCCTTGCGATGATCGTCGCGGATCTTCGCCCGCGTGCCTTCGCCGACACTGCGCCCGTAACGCGGCACATGCTTGTAGGTGTTGCGGATGATCAGCCGGCGGTCCTGGGTCATCCGCACCGTGGTGCCGGCATGGTCGGCGGGCGTCAGGCCCCAGTCGGCCTGGATGCCAACGGCAGCGACCTCGGCATCGGTGAGCGGGCGCGTCCAGCTGGCGAAGGTCATGACCGGCAGCAGGCGGTTGCGCAGGTAGCCGAACTCCTGGGTGAAGATGCTGGTGCCCAGCAGGACGCTCGGGGTACGGATCGACCCATCCTTGCCATGGAGCACCCAGTGCCCGCCGGCTTGCTTCTCCAGGCGCTGGATGGGCGACTCCTCGAGCACCTCGACATTCGCCGGCAAGGACGCGCCGAGCCCGCGCACCAGGGCGGCCGGCTGCATCAGGTAGCAGCCGGGGGTGAAGATGGCGCGGCTGTAGTAGTCGCTGCCCAGCACACCGGCCAGTTCGTCCCGCTCCACCAGCCGGTAGGGTTCGCCGAGATCGGCCATGAGCTTCTCGAAATGCTCGAGATAGGCGAGACCACGTTCGCCCACGGCGCCCTGGTACTTGCCGGCATGGGACCACTGGCAGTCGATGCCATGGCGGCCGATCAGCGTCTGCAGCTGGTCGATGGCGGCCCGGTTGAGTCCGAGCAGACGCTGCTTGTGCCGCGGGTCGGGATGCTCCAGGGCGAACTTGTGCGGCAGGTCGATGACAAAGCCCGAGTTGCGGCCCGAGGCGCCATAACCGATGCGCTGGGCGTCCACCAGCAGGATGCGCGATTGCGGCAAGTGCTCGGCCAGTCGCCGCGCGGCGGCCAGGCCGGCGAAGCCAGCGCCTATCACCACATGGTCGGCCGTCCGCTGGCCGCTCAGGCGCTTGGCGGGAAGGGGTTCGGGTAGCGCGGCATACCATCCGCAACTGCGGTCATCATTAGGCAGGTTAACGATACTGTTCATGGTTCGGCTCTCAAGCCACGTTCTGTGGGATGTCCTGGCAGCTCTGCAGCCAGGCATTGCGTTTCTGTTGTGCCTGGCGGCCGAGAAGGACGAAGCCACGCATGGCGCCGGACGCGTCATGGAAGGCCGCGCTCAGCCCATCGCCGGTCGCATCGCAGCGCCACTGCCCCTCGCAGTTGACCGGGGGTGGCAGCAGGCAGAGCGGTGCCGCCGGGGTCTTCACCGTCACCGGCATGAGCGGATAGCTGACGGCGGTCGGCTGGCCCACCAGGGTCCGGGCCAATGCGCGGATACCCTCGTTGATCGGCGCGAGATAAGGCAGCAACTGCCCATCGACCTCGATGCAGTCGCCCAGCGCGAAGATGCCGGGACTGGAGGTCTGCAACGCGGCGTCCACCTTGATGCCGCGCCCACAGTGCAAGCCGGCGTCCGCAGCCAGTTGCAGATTCGGCCGCAGGCCGACGGCGGACAGCACCAGGTCCGCCTCGACGATCTCACCGTCGGCCAGGGTCAGACGGTAACCGTCGGCCCCCTGCTCGATGCGCTGCAAGGTCGTGCCCAGGTTCCACTGCACCCCGAGGCCGGACAGCGCCTGTTGCAGCTGCTGGCCCGCCGCTTCCGGCAACAGGCGCTCCATCGGCCAGGCGCCGAGACCTATCACCCGCACCTGGTAGCCGCTGCTCGCCAGGTCGTTGGCGAACTCGCAACCGATCAGTCCATCGCCGAGGATCGCCACCCGGCGCACACCCTCCAGCCGCTCGCGGAACTCCCGGTAATCCTGCAGGTTGTTGATGCTCAGCAGCGCCTCGGCGCAGCCCTCGATGGGCAGCCGCACGGGTGACGCACCGCTGGCCAGGACCAGTTGGCCGTAGTCCATTTCACCCAGGCTGGTGTACAGGCGCCTGGCCTCGGTATCGATTCGCTCGACCCGGCAATGGGTGTACACGCGGATGCCCAGGCGCCGCTCCACTGCCAGCGGGCTCTCCGTCGCCAGGGCCGCCGCGCTGCGGCCCTGGGCCAGCGCAATGGACAGCGCCGGCTTGGAGTAGGTATGCCCGGACTCCTGGGTCAGCACACGGATATCCAGCTGCGGGTTGGCCTTGCGCAGCTCCTGGGCCAGGCCGTAGCCGGCATGGCCGCTGCCGATGATGACCACCGGCCCGGCAGGCACAGCGGCCGCCAGGGGTTGCGTCGCCACGCTCGGCGGAGCGGCGACGGCGGTCACCGGCTCGCTGATCTCGATCATCTCGAAATCGGACTTGCCGACCTTGCAGTCCGGGCACAGCCAGTCTTCCGGCACATCCTCCCAGCGCGTGCCCGCGGCAATGCCGTCGTCCGGCCAACCAAGGGCCTCGTCATAGATCAGGCCACAGATGATGCAGAGCCATTTCTTCATCGCTGCAACCTCCTCACTCGCCCTTGATCCGCAGTGCCAGGTTCTTGGTGCGGACGTAGCTGTAGAGCGCCTCCTGGCCCTTCTCCCGACCGAAGCCGGACAGCCCCACCCCGCCGAACGGCGTTTCGATCCCGCCCGCGTACCATTCGTTGACGAATACCTGGCCGGCCCGCAGGCGCCGGGCGCAACGCAAGGCACGGTTGAGGTCCTGGGTGAAGACCCCGGCCACCAGCCCGAACTCGGTGCCGTTGGCGATGGCGATGGCCTCCTCCTCGGTATCGAAGGGAATGACCGCCAGCACCGGCCCGAAGACCTCGGCCTGGGCGATCTCCATGTCCGGGCGAACATCGCGGAACACCGTCGGCGCCATGAAATGCCCACGCAGGCCACTGATCGCTTCGCCGCCGGTGGCGATCACCGCGCCCTCTTCCTCGGCGCGCCGGCACAGGGTCTGGATACCGTCGAGCTGTCCCGCCGATATCACCGGCGTCAGGTCCGGGTCGTCCTGGCCCAGGCCGACCTTCAGCTCCTCGGCCATGGCCACCACAGCAGCCACCACCTCGTCGTAGACGGAGCGATGCACCAGCAGGCGCGACATGGCCGAGCAGACCTGGCCGGCGTTGAAGAAGATGCCGCTCCTGACACTGCTCACGAGCTGCTCGCGATCGGCATCGGGAAACACCAGCGCAGCCGACTTGCCGCCCAGCTCCATGACGCTGGGGATGGCATGCTCCGCCGCGGCACGCAGGATGCTCTGACCGGTACCCACCGAGCCGGTGAACACGATCTGGTCGACCTCGCGATGACCCGCCAGGTAGGCGCCGACTTCCCGGCCCCGGCCGCAGATCAGGTTCACTGCACCGCGCGGCAACCCGGCGCGTTCGATGGCCTGCAGCAGAACGCACAAGCCCAGCGGCGAAAGCTCCGGCGACTTGATCACCACCGCGTTGCCGGCGGCCAGCGCGGGCGCCAGGGAGCGGGCGCAGATGGACACGGGGAAGTTCCACGGCACGATCTGCAAGGACACGCCCATGGGGTCGTAGACGGTGAAATCCATGTAGCCGTTGCCGAGGGGGATCGAGATCCCTTCGATCTTGTCGGCCATGCCGGCGTAGTACTCGAAGTAGCGTGCGGCCTCGACGAACTCGTCGCGGGCATCACGCAGGCTCTTGCCGTTCTCCTGGCAGAGCACCCAGGCGCCCTCCTCGACCACCGCACGGATCTGCGCGGCGATCTCCAGCAGCCAGGCTACCCGCTGCGCCGGCCGTGGCCGGGTCAGCTCGCCGCTGTCGGCGCAACGGCGCGCCGCCTGGACGGCCCGCTCGGCGTCGGCCACCGAGGCTTGGGCGATGGTGGCGACCAGGCCGGTAGTGCCGGGATTGTGGACGGCCAGATGCTGCTCGCTGTCGGTCCACTGCCCATCGATGAAGTTCAGCCAGTGAGAGGCGATCGAATGCATGGCGATCACCTCAGGCGTTCTGCGCGGATTGAAGCAGTTGCTCGGCCGCCCACTTGTGGAAGTAGTGGGTGGGCAGGTCCATTTCCGGCGAGAACGCACCGCCGTTGTAGCCCGGCGAGGAGCGGCCCATCTGCATGCCTTCCACCGAGGCGATGTCCTCGGCGAAGACCACGCGCCAGGATTCCATGACGGCCTTGCGCGCCATCTCGAAGCGGCTGTCGAGGGCCTCGTCGCCTACGTAGAAGAGACGCAGGTGCTCGACGGTCTTACCGGGTGCGATCGGCTCCAGCATCATGGCGAAGGCGTGGTCCGCCTGGATGCCCAGCAGGACGTTGGGGAAGAAGGCGACGTACTCCGCCGTGCGCAGGCGGTCGGTCGGCCAGGAGGGGAAGATCGGCAGGTGGGTGCCGGCGACATCCGACAGGTTGTAGGCGTGGCTGCCCTGGCCGGCGAACTGGTCGAACATGATGTTGTAGTGGTCTTCCAGGCGCGAGTAGCTGTTCAGGCTCGGATGGACCCACGGCAGGTGGTAGGCCTCGCAGTAGTTCTCCACCGCCAGCTTCCAGTTGCAGTTGACCTCGATGCTCATGGCGCCACTGTTGGCCTCGCGGCGCAGCTGGCCCATGCCATCGGTGCCGAGGAACTGGGTCCAGCGCTCGGTCAGCGGCGCGAGCTGCTCTTCCAGGGCAGGGGCGTCACCGGACAGGTTGATGAACACCATGTCCATCCAGATGGCGCTGCGCAGGGCCTTCAGGCCGTGCTTCTCGCAGGCGAAGCGCTCGTCCTTGTGCTGGTTGATGCCGCCGACGTGCGGCGTGCCTTTCAGGCCGCCGTTCAGGTCATAGGTCCAGGAGTGGTAGGGGCAGCGGATCACGCCCTGCACTTCGCCCGCCTGTTGCACCAGCTTCACGCCGCGATGGCTGCAGACGTTGTGGAAGACCTGAACCACACCTTCGCGGTTGCGCATCATCAGCAGCGGCAGGCCCATGAAGTCCACCGGCTTCACATAGCTGTTCTTCGGCAGGTCGCTGGCAAAACCGATGCAGGCCCAGTTGCGGCCGAGCACATGGTCCCGCTCCAGCTCGAAGTAGCGCTGCTCGGTGTAGAACTCGTTGGTCAGGCCGTGCGCCTGATGGATGGGAGCCAGGACGGTTTCCAGGGCATGGGTCGGAATGAGGCAGGGAGCGGTCGAAGTCATTGTTGTTCTCTCTTGCTAGCACGGAAGGAAATGCGCAGCCGATGGGCCTGCTGCATGGCGGCGAGTTTCGGCAAGAGAGAAAGCAGTCGACAAACGATTTTTTCGCGTCGATTAATGACTTTTCATCATCAATAGAAGTCTTACACACGGCGGAAAAATCGGGGTCCCAGTCGATGAACTCCACCCAATCAATTCATGAGTATTGGTAATTAATTGATGAGGATAAATGAGTTGTCGCGCGTCTGGGCTTCCACCATTTTGATGCCACATCTCGGGTCGCCAATGACCCGAGGTCGCCCCGCCGAGAAGCGGTAACCGTGCGGTGACATGACCGCTTCGCCGAGCAAAGCCTTCAACCCTTAAACAAAAATAAAAGGGGAATGACATGCGTGCAGAATCGGGCCTTCTCAAAGGCCTCAACCCCCCTGTCACGGTGACATCGATCATCACCGTGGTGCTGTTCGTGCTGTTCTGCGCGCTCATGGACGAGCGAGCCGCCCACGCCTTCGAATCAGCGTCGACCTTCATCCTCAACAACTTCAAGTGGTACTACCTGGCCCTGGTGAGCGGCGCCCTCGGCCTGTTGATCTGGATCTCGGTCAGCAGGTTCGGCACCTTGAAGCTGGGTGCCCATGACGACGAACCGGAGTTCAGCTTCGCTTCCTGGATCGCCATGCTGTTCAGCGCCGGCATGGGTATCGGGCTGATCTTCTGGTCCGTCGCCGAACCGATGCTGCATTACGCCGAGAACCCCTTCGCCAAGGGACTGACGGACGAAGCGGCGAGCATCGCGATGCGGATAACCCTGTTCCACTGGGGCCTGCATCCCTGGGCGATCTTCTCCCTGATCGGCCTGAGCCTGGCCTACTTCGCCTATCGCAAGGGCTTGCCCCTGGCCCTGCGGTCCTTGTTGTATCCGCTGATCGGCGACCGGATCTACGGATGGATCGGTCATACGGTGGACATCATGGGCGTCGCGATAACGGCGTTCGGCGTGTCCCAGTCGCTCGGCCTGGGGGTCGCGCAGATCAACACCGGCCTTCACCAGGTATTCGGGCTGCCCATCAGCATCGCCCTTCAGCTGTCCATCATCCTGGTGGTCACCATCATCGCGTCCATATCGCTCCTGGCAGGCCTGTCCAAGGGGATGAAGCGGATCTCGACGCTGAACATGTACATCTCGTTCGCGTTGATGCTGGTCGTCCTCGCCATCGGCCCGACCCGCTACATCCTCAACCTCATGTTCGAATCCACCGGGGACTATGTGCAGAACCTGGTGGGCCTGAGCCTCTGGATGGACACCCAGAAGGACACCCAATGGCAGAACTGGTGGACCGCCTTCTACTGGCCCTGGTGGATGACCTGGGGGCCGTTCGTGGGCCTGTTCATCGCGCGGATCTCCAAGGGCCGCACCATTCGGGAACTCATAGTCGGAGCCCTGGTGGTTCCTACCCTGGTCACTATCCTGTGGATGTCCGTGTTCGGCGGCGCCGCACTGAAGCATGAGCAGACTGAGCGGCAGCAATACGAGAAAGCGGCCGCGAGCGCCGAGCTCGTTCAGGAAAAGGCCAAGTTCGAAGGGGGTTCCATCCTCCTCGCCACCCAGAAGGAAGCCACCGCGGCCATGTTCACCCTGCTTGAAAAGCTGGATGGTCCGGCCGTGGGCGGCGCCCTCTCCATACTGGTCTGCCTGCTGCTGGCCGTGCACTTCGTCACCACCGCCGATGCCGGTACGCAAGTACTCTGCACGCTGAACGCCCTGGGCAGCACCAACCCGCCCAACTGGATCAGGCTGCTCTGGTGCATCCTGGAAGGTGCGGTCGCCGCCGGGTTGCTCCTGGCGGGCGGGCTCAAGGCCATCCAGATGGCGAGCATCGTCGTCGGCCTGCCAATCGCGATCCTGATGATGGTCATGAGCTACACCCTGATTCGCAGCCTGCGGCAGGAGTCGTTCAACGGCCAGACCAGCCTACCCCCGGGTGGCCGTGTACCCGTTCAGGAGCATTCCCAGGAGGGTGTCTCGCCACTGCGCGGACCAGTACTGGGCGGGGCCGCTGCGGCAACATCGTTGACCGCACAACGGGCCGGCTGATATTGGCAATCCCGTGCCGCCGCCAGGGTTCCAGCCCTGGGGCGCCACTCGCCACCTGACAGCACCGAGGCCGTCAGCCACAAGCTGACGGCCTCGGTCGTTACGGATCAATACATCGTCGACTGCCCCGCTCGCCTGCGTCACTGCCCTTGAACGGAGGGCAGCCCCATGAGCCAGTCGCGGAACAACTTCACGCTGTGTCGTGGACCACGCGAATGAAGGGGCTCCAACAGGCAGAACTTCGCATCGGTCTGTAGCACCTGATCGTTCGGCCGCACGAGGCTTCCCGTGCTCAGGGGGTCGTCGACGAGCCTGTTCCAGGCGAGCGCCACGCCCTGCCCGCTCACCGCCGACTGGATCAGCATGCTGTAGCTATTGATATTGACCCGGTGCCTGGGGATCACCGGCTCATGTCCGAGACGCTTGAGCCACTCGGGCCAACCGATCCAGTCCCGCTGCGAGTCTTCAAGCCATAGCCAGGTGCAGGACGAAAGCCCTTCGACGGATGAAATCTGGGGGTTCCTGGCCAGGTAGCTCGGGCTGCAGACCAGATAGATCTCTTCCGAAAAGAGCGGTGTCACCTCCATATCCTTGGGCGGCGTGCTGCAGTAGTACAACGCCAGGTCGCAATCGAGTCGGGAATAGTCCTTCACGTGATCGAGCGCGACGATCCGCAAGTCGATCTCCTCGTGCTGGCTCTGGAACTCCGCAACCTTGGGCAGTAGCCAGAGCGAGGCCATTGCCGTACTGGTGGCTACCGTTACCTGCTGGTCCCCGCGCCATTGCCGGATCTCACCGGTTGAACGGGCGAGATGGAGCAGGCAGTCACGAACCGTCTCGTGATACTGGGTACCTGTGGGCGTCAACGCGATGCTTCGGGTGGTCCGCTCGAACAGCGTCTTGCCGAGATAATCCTCGAGCAGGCGGATCTGGCGACTGATCGCCCCCTGGGTGACGTTCAGTTCCTTGGCGGCATGGGTGAAGCTCAAATGACGGGCAGCGGATTCAAAGGCGAGCAGGCTGTTCAGAGGCGGGAGAGGCTGGATTTTCACGGCGTTTACGACCACGCATTCTTATTCTGTCGAGTCGCACCATCTTAGTGGACCGAGGCCGGTTCCGGTGCAAGGCGATACCCGGTTGACTCCACTTTTTTGCACGCGCCCGCCGGCTAAGAGGAGGCGAATCGGCCTGCGAGAAACTCGATGAACGCCCGGGTCTTGGCCGGTACGAAGTCGCTGGCGGCCCTCAGCAGGTAAATAGCGGAGTCGGACGAGTGTGAGAACGCCTGCAGCAGCGGGATCAGGCGGCCTGCCTTGAGGTCGTCGCTCACCATGTACTCGGGCAGGCGGGCGATTCCCGCACCGGCCTGGCACGCCGTGCGAATCGCCTCGAGACTGTTGCAGGTGAAGTCGCCCTCCAGTCGGACTTCCCGGCTGGAGGAGGCGCGAAACTCCCAGTCGTTGAAACGGCTTTCGAAGTTCAGTTTCAAGCACAGATGATCGGCGAGGTCAGCCGGCGTGGCCGGTATCCCATGGGCGGCAAGATAGGCTGGCGATGCGCAGATGAGCCGCGCATTGGTCACGAGCCGATGGGCCACCAGGCCTTGATCGGCCGTTGCACCGCTCCTTATCGCCACATCGATACGTTCCTGCCTGATATCGACCAGCGCATCGGTCAGGGTCAGGTTCACCTTCACCTCGGGGTAGACCCGCATGAAGTCCATGACGGCCGGCACTATGTGGTGGTGGCCGAACGCGCTGGAAGACGTCACCTTCAAGGTCCCCCTGGGTGCATCGGCGTCGTGCACCACCGCGGCTTCCATGGCCTGGATGTCCTCGAGGATCGGCCGGGCGTCGCGCACGTAGCGCGCGCCGGCGTCCGTCAGTGCCATGGTCCGTGTCGTGCGCAGCAACAGCTGCACACCGAGCCGCTCCTCCAGCCGCTGAACCCGTTTGCTGATCGCCGAGTGCGTCATGTTGAGCTTGCGGGCGGCCGGCGAGAAGCCGCCCGCGTCAACCACGGCGACCAGGATCGCCATGTCGGAATACCTGTCCATCTGCCCCTCCTTTTGTTCCGTTATGGAACAGGTATTTGGAAAATTCAATGAATTCCATTGTTTTTATCCAAGCCGGAGAATGCCGCTGGCGGGACCGGCATCGCTGTCTCCGCAGTCGGAACCCCAGCGGCTTGTTCTCGGAGACAGGTAATGAGCGACTCCCCAGCAAAACAGCTATCCACCGTGGGTATCGCCGCCGCGATGTTCGCCGCGTTGACCTGGTCGATGAACTTCGTCTCTCCCCTGCTCATCGGTGACTACTCGATCTTCGATCTGGCCGCCTGCAGGTTCATCATTTCCGGAGTCATCGGGGCAGTGATCCTGGTGGTGCATCGCCGATCCTGGCGGAGCCTGACGCCGAAGGATTGGCTGGTCGCCGCCGGGCTGGGATTCATCGGCTACGTGGGCTACTTCCTGGCGGTGGTCCTCGCGGCTACCTAT is a genomic window of Pseudomonas resinovorans NBRC 106553 containing:
- a CDS encoding LysR family transcriptional regulator encodes the protein MDRYSDMAILVAVVDAGGFSPAARKLNMTHSAISKRVQRLEERLGVQLLLRTTRTMALTDAGARYVRDARPILEDIQAMEAAVVHDADAPRGTLKVTSSSAFGHHHIVPAVMDFMRVYPEVKVNLTLTDALVDIRQERIDVAIRSGATADQGLVAHRLVTNARLICASPAYLAAHGIPATPADLADHLCLKLNFESRFNDWEFRASSSREVRLEGDFTCNSLEAIRTACQAGAGIARLPEYMVSDDLKAGRLIPLLQAFSHSSDSAIYLLRAASDFVPAKTRAFIEFLAGRFASS
- a CDS encoding LysR substrate-binding domain-containing protein — encoded protein: MKIQPLPPLNSLLAFESAARHLSFTHAAKELNVTQGAISRQIRLLEDYLGKTLFERTTRSIALTPTGTQYHETVRDCLLHLARSTGEIRQWRGDQQVTVATSTAMASLWLLPKVAEFQSQHEEIDLRIVALDHVKDYSRLDCDLALYYCSTPPKDMEVTPLFSEEIYLVCSPSYLARNPQISSVEGLSSCTWLWLEDSQRDWIGWPEWLKRLGHEPVIPRHRVNINSYSMLIQSAVSGQGVALAWNRLVDDPLSTGSLVRPNDQVLQTDAKFCLLEPLHSRGPRHSVKLFRDWLMGLPSVQGQ
- a CDS encoding BCCT family transporter, yielding MRAESGLLKGLNPPVTVTSIITVVLFVLFCALMDERAAHAFESASTFILNNFKWYYLALVSGALGLLIWISVSRFGTLKLGAHDDEPEFSFASWIAMLFSAGMGIGLIFWSVAEPMLHYAENPFAKGLTDEAASIAMRITLFHWGLHPWAIFSLIGLSLAYFAYRKGLPLALRSLLYPLIGDRIYGWIGHTVDIMGVAITAFGVSQSLGLGVAQINTGLHQVFGLPISIALQLSIILVVTIIASISLLAGLSKGMKRISTLNMYISFALMLVVLAIGPTRYILNLMFESTGDYVQNLVGLSLWMDTQKDTQWQNWWTAFYWPWWMTWGPFVGLFIARISKGRTIRELIVGALVVPTLVTILWMSVFGGAALKHEQTERQQYEKAAASAELVQEKAKFEGGSILLATQKEATAAMFTLLEKLDGPAVGGALSILVCLLLAVHFVTTADAGTQVLCTLNALGSTNPPNWIRLLWCILEGAVAAGLLLAGGLKAIQMASIVVGLPIAILMMVMSYTLIRSLRQESFNGQTSLPPGGRVPVQEHSQEGVSPLRGPVLGGAAAATSLTAQRAG
- a CDS encoding aromatic ring-hydroxylating dioxygenase subunit alpha, giving the protein MTSTAPCLIPTHALETVLAPIHQAHGLTNEFYTEQRYFELERDHVLGRNWACIGFASDLPKNSYVKPVDFMGLPLLMMRNREGVVQVFHNVCSHRGVKLVQQAGEVQGVIRCPYHSWTYDLNGGLKGTPHVGGINQHKDERFACEKHGLKALRSAIWMDMVFINLSGDAPALEEQLAPLTERWTQFLGTDGMGQLRREANSGAMSIEVNCNWKLAVENYCEAYHLPWVHPSLNSYSRLEDHYNIMFDQFAGQGSHAYNLSDVAGTHLPIFPSWPTDRLRTAEYVAFFPNVLLGIQADHAFAMMLEPIAPGKTVEHLRLFYVGDEALDSRFEMARKAVMESWRVVFAEDIASVEGMQMGRSSPGYNGGAFSPEMDLPTHYFHKWAAEQLLQSAQNA